The nucleotide sequence CGGTGACGTACAGTACTGGAATGTTGCGGCGAACCTCACGTCCAACCCCTGGAAAAACCTGTCCACGAAACTCTACTACAAGTATACAGACAGGAAAAACAAATCTGATACAGTCGATTTTTACAACACCAGCACCGGGGCTTTCGTAGGTTCCAACGAACTCTTCGATTACCAGAGAACCACGTACGGTGCAGAGGCTGCCTACCGTTTTACACGGAATTTGAAAGGTATCCTGGGGTATGAATACAGTGACCTGCAGCGCCGCGCGCATGAATCGGAACTGGGCGAGGCACACGAGGATCCCACCAGCGCCGAGGTGGGTATCAAGGACACGTGGACCAACACGTGGAACGCGCAGCTCGTCTGGAATCCGCTTGATTGGCTTGGCACAAGGCTGAAGTACCAGAAGATGTACAGGGGCGCGACCTTCAACATGTCACCCGCCGCGGTTCTGACCCCGTCCGACCCTAATAATGCCAACACTGTGCTCGATAGCTACAGGCGTGATTACTACGCGGCCAACAAGACGCAGGACATGATCAAGGCCACGTTCGACCTGACGCCGCTGGCCAACCTCAACCTCGCGTTGGAGTACGCCTTCAAGCACGATTCGTACGACAAGCAGGTGCTCGGCTTCTACAAGGCGCAACAAAACGAGTTCATCATGGACGGATCGTACGACTGGAAGGGCAACAAGTTCTTCGGCTTCTTCGATTACGACGTGACCTGGACAGACCAGCAGACGCGCAATGTTGGTGTTCCGAGCCCCATGCCTGCGCCTAGCAGCCCTCTTTTTCCCAACCCCCTTCCAAACGCCGCGCCTAATGCGAACGCCTATAACTGGCGCTCAAGCCTGCAGAACAGCAACTACGCCTATGGTGCAGGAGGGTCTTTCCCGATCATAAAAGACAAGCTTTCCTTCATCGTGCAGTACGATTTCCAGAAGAACAACGGCACGGCCGATTTCACGTCCCAATTCATAAGCACGAACCCGGCCACGGC is from Syntrophorhabdales bacterium and encodes:
- a CDS encoding MtrB/PioB family outer membrane beta-barrel protein → GDVQYWNVAANLTSNPWKNLSTKLYYKYTDRKNKSDTVDFYNTSTGAFVGSNELFDYQRTTYGAEAAYRFTRNLKGILGYEYSDLQRRAHESELGEAHEDPTSAEVGIKDTWTNTWNAQLVWNPLDWLGTRLKYQKMYRGATFNMSPAAVLTPSDPNNANTVLDSYRRDYYAANKTQDMIKATFDLTPLANLNLALEYAFKHDSYDKQVLGFYKAQQNEFIMDGSYDWKGNKFFGFFDYDVTWTDQQTRNVGVPSPMPAPSSPLFPNPLPNAAPNANAYNWRSSLQNSNYAYGAGGSFPIIKDKLSFIVQYDFQKNNGTADFTSQFISTNPATAIALNPNLLNINPWDDYTMQSISARLKYNVTKQFGLMFGWVYRQMKYNDGQIPALDPVQGTTNAFNVVGYRYVMPSTGTVNTLLSGAYTDQNYNANIFYLKAMYSF